From Pseudovibrio sp. Tun.PSC04-5.I4, a single genomic window includes:
- a CDS encoding type I secretion system permease/ATPase has translation MFKFRLANKRSDQKSRQITRVLLAKDALQGRLKGEWFTKQIGRFTPKKNDGPNEDIDFRRLMQNGLGQAKLNLMFVGFFSFCASLLILSVPIYLFQISDRVLTSRSIDTLVMLTTIVIGLVLAHVLLDMFRRFMLMRVAVDVETRLGGPVLSAAARASHNGSSQEFQALSDLQQLRSFLTGSVLLTMMDAPVAPIYLLVVYLVHPHLGLIVTTTILLLLVLARVNQKLTAIPFAKANAFSSRANLQAEAMARNAQVMNAMGMIPEGVIIWGKETAESLKAQIIGQDRNVLISAASKFIRLSTQITMLGWGAWLALSNEITGGMIIAASIIGGRALAPVEGIIDGWKSYVGAKSAYARIYKLLHTSPLNVHRLRLPNPIGRLSVERLLYVPPPNKRVILNGVSFQLTPGDSLAVVGASGSGKSTLGKMLVGSLIPTAGNVRLDMMDLRNWDSRQLGENIGYLPQDVQLFPGSIKENIARMNKEAKDDDVFKAAQMADIHEMVSQFSQGYETQVAMDGAPLSGGQRQRIGLARAFYNSPRLLVLDEPNSNLDTTGEIALAQALEHAKQDGMTVIAITQRPALLRCVDKIMMLKDGTVSAFGSRDEVMPLITGKRPELTRRPTVAGQNMPVAQPAE, from the coding sequence ATGTTTAAATTTCGTCTAGCCAATAAGAGAAGCGACCAGAAATCTCGGCAAATAACTAGAGTGTTGTTGGCGAAAGATGCACTACAGGGGCGTCTGAAAGGTGAGTGGTTCACCAAACAAATTGGAAGATTTACGCCAAAGAAAAATGATGGTCCTAATGAGGATATCGATTTCCGTAGGTTGATGCAGAATGGGCTTGGGCAGGCGAAGTTAAACCTGATGTTTGTTGGCTTTTTTTCCTTTTGTGCCAGCCTTCTCATTTTATCGGTACCGATTTATTTATTCCAGATTTCCGACCGTGTTCTCACAAGCAGAAGTATTGATACGCTCGTCATGTTGACCACTATTGTGATTGGCTTGGTCCTTGCTCATGTCCTGTTGGATATGTTTCGGCGCTTCATGCTGATGCGTGTTGCTGTTGATGTTGAAACGCGCCTTGGCGGACCGGTTTTAAGTGCTGCGGCTCGCGCATCCCACAACGGAAGTAGTCAGGAGTTTCAAGCGCTTTCAGATTTACAACAGCTGCGTAGTTTTTTGACTGGCTCGGTTCTGCTGACCATGATGGATGCTCCGGTCGCTCCAATTTATCTTCTGGTTGTTTATTTGGTACATCCTCATTTGGGGCTGATCGTCACCACTACAATTTTGCTGTTGCTGGTCTTGGCTCGTGTGAACCAAAAACTGACCGCTATTCCATTTGCAAAAGCAAACGCCTTTTCTTCGCGTGCCAATTTGCAGGCGGAAGCTATGGCCAGAAATGCGCAGGTCATGAATGCCATGGGTATGATCCCCGAGGGGGTTATCATTTGGGGCAAGGAGACTGCGGAATCTCTGAAGGCGCAGATCATTGGTCAGGACCGGAATGTCCTGATTTCCGCGGCGTCAAAGTTCATTCGCCTTTCCACGCAAATCACCATGCTGGGGTGGGGCGCTTGGCTTGCGCTTTCCAATGAAATTACTGGCGGCATGATTATCGCTGCCTCGATTATTGGCGGGCGTGCTTTGGCTCCTGTTGAAGGTATTATTGATGGGTGGAAAAGCTATGTCGGCGCCAAAAGTGCTTATGCGCGCATATACAAGCTGCTGCACACGTCTCCACTCAATGTGCATAGGCTGAGACTGCCTAACCCAATTGGGCGGTTGAGTGTTGAGCGCTTGTTGTACGTTCCACCGCCAAACAAGCGGGTTATCTTAAACGGTGTTTCATTTCAGCTGACACCGGGAGACTCCCTAGCCGTAGTTGGCGCATCCGGCTCTGGCAAAAGCACCCTTGGCAAGATGTTGGTTGGTTCCCTTATTCCAACTGCCGGTAACGTCCGTTTGGACATGATGGATTTGAGAAACTGGGACAGTCGGCAGCTTGGCGAGAATATTGGTTACCTACCGCAGGATGTTCAGCTTTTTCCGGGGTCGATTAAAGAGAACATCGCTCGCATGAATAAGGAGGCTAAGGACGATGATGTCTTCAAGGCCGCTCAAATGGCCGATATTCATGAGATGGTTTCGCAATTCTCACAGGGCTATGAAACGCAGGTCGCCATGGATGGAGCGCCTTTGTCCGGCGGGCAGCGTCAACGCATTGGATTGGCGCGTGCGTTCTATAATAGCCCGCGGTTGCTGGTGCTTGATGAGCCCAACTCCAATCTTGACACTACTGGAGAAATTGCGCTGGCGCAGGCACTGGAGCACGCCAAACAAGATGGCATGACGGTTATTGCCATAACTCAGCGGCCAGCTCTGCTGCGGTGCGTTGATAAAATCATGATGTTGAAAGACGGAACCGTGTCTGCGTTTGGCAGCCGGGATGAGGTGATGCCGTTGATTACCGGGAAGCGACCGGAGCTGACACGCCGCCCGACTGTTGCGGGGCAAAACATGCCCGTGGCTCAGCCTGCTGAATAG
- a CDS encoding flagellar motor switch protein FliG, which yields MSDEVSSQDQNQQGLSINTEIAERELGGAERAAVLLLALGQEYGKAIWDGLDEIEVRQVSSAMASLGPVTPSMLEELFVDFLKRLSTRGALNGNVDVTERLLSSFLSDDRVSIIMEEIRGPAGRNMWEKLSNVPENVLANYLKNEYPQTIAVVLSKIQSDHAARVLSLLNEELSLDVVNRMLRMESIQKDILEKVEQTLRVEFMSNLSQTSRRDSHEMMADIFNNFDRQTEGRFLAALEEDSRESAERIRNLMFTFEDLLKLDSGACQTLLRNVEKDQLAMALKGASDTAVAFFTANMSSRAGKMLQEDMDNMGPVRLHDVDEAQNGLVLKTKDLAASGEITINRKKGEDEFVY from the coding sequence ATGAGCGACGAAGTTTCAAGCCAAGATCAAAACCAACAAGGTCTTTCTATTAATACTGAGATAGCTGAGAGAGAACTGGGGGGTGCAGAACGGGCCGCAGTTCTCCTTCTTGCGCTCGGTCAGGAATATGGCAAGGCAATTTGGGATGGTTTGGACGAGATTGAAGTCCGGCAAGTCTCAAGTGCAATGGCGAGTTTGGGTCCGGTGACGCCAAGCATGTTGGAAGAGCTGTTTGTTGATTTCCTGAAGCGTCTTTCCACACGTGGCGCGTTGAACGGAAATGTGGATGTAACAGAACGGTTGTTGAGCTCATTTTTGTCAGACGATCGCGTCTCCATTATTATGGAAGAGATCCGCGGTCCGGCTGGTCGTAACATGTGGGAAAAGCTATCTAACGTTCCCGAAAATGTGCTGGCCAACTACTTGAAGAATGAATACCCGCAGACGATTGCTGTTGTACTTTCCAAGATCCAAAGCGATCATGCTGCGCGCGTTTTGTCGTTGCTTAATGAAGAGCTTTCTCTGGATGTGGTGAACCGCATGTTGCGGATGGAATCCATTCAGAAAGATATTCTTGAGAAGGTTGAGCAGACCTTGCGCGTTGAGTTTATGTCCAATCTGTCTCAGACCAGCCGTCGGGATAGTCATGAGATGATGGCAGATATCTTCAACAACTTCGACCGGCAGACTGAGGGGCGTTTTCTTGCCGCTCTTGAAGAAGATAGTCGTGAGTCCGCAGAGCGTATTCGCAACCTGATGTTTACGTTTGAGGATTTGCTCAAGCTGGATTCAGGTGCATGTCAGACATTGCTTCGGAACGTGGAGAAAGATCAGTTGGCGATGGCGCTGAAAGGTGCCTCTGATACCGCTGTTGCTTTCTTTACAGCCAACATGTCCTCCCGCGCAGGGAAAATGCTGCAGGAAGATATGGACAATATGGGCCCGGTTCGGTTGCATGATGTTGATGAAGCGCAGAACGGCCTGGTTCTTAAAACGAAAGATCTGGCTGCTTCTGGTGAGATCACCATTAATAGGAAAAAGGGAGAAGACGAATTTGTCTACTAA
- the fliF gene encoding flagellar basal-body MS-ring/collar protein FliF, whose protein sequence is MNGLLDFLKGLGPARLAAMGAMAALLIGLFAFIIVRATAPQMVPLFTDLTLEDAGAIVSQVESQGITYELGLNGSSVLVPEEDVYRLRMSLAEAGLPSGGGVGYEIFDKTDTLGATSFVQNINRLRALEGELSRTIRSISRIVSARVHLVLPEKQLFQRDKEPPTASITIKAQGTLTNGQIRAIQHLVATAVEGLEPSYVAIVDERGSLLASGTGDKEGLVGGSSLDERRLTMEARLRQQVEEILNNVVGAGRARVRVAAEINFNRKTETQELFDPDGQVLRSSQSKEENASSANTEDTVSVANQLPNAAANNGTAGTKENSNISEEILNYEISKSTVTEVYEAGGLERLSVAVLVDGTYITNEDGTQAYQARTKEDLEQIATLVRTAVGFNKRRGDTVEIVNMRFVEAPVQDLGDNEGGLFDFTRADIMKLAELGVLLVITILLLIFAVSPLMKRILASEERKDATAENGYQVLPDGTVVRDAPAQIEGIVGEMEGVPSEIPTAEWIEDAKNQAALHQSSIKQISEMIDESPSEAVNIVRGWLNEAA, encoded by the coding sequence GTGAACGGACTCCTTGATTTTCTTAAAGGACTCGGACCAGCGCGACTGGCAGCGATGGGCGCAATGGCTGCCCTGCTGATTGGTCTCTTCGCCTTCATTATTGTCCGTGCGACGGCACCTCAAATGGTTCCGCTGTTCACTGATCTTACCTTGGAAGATGCTGGCGCAATTGTCAGTCAGGTTGAATCTCAAGGCATTACCTATGAACTTGGTTTGAACGGGAGCAGTGTTCTTGTTCCTGAGGAGGACGTTTATCGTCTTCGGATGAGCCTTGCAGAAGCTGGTCTTCCGTCTGGCGGTGGTGTTGGCTACGAGATTTTTGATAAGACTGACACCCTTGGCGCAACCAGTTTTGTACAAAACATCAACCGTCTTCGCGCTCTAGAAGGTGAGCTGTCACGTACAATTCGCAGCATTAGTCGTATTGTCTCAGCGCGTGTTCATCTTGTTCTCCCTGAGAAGCAGTTGTTTCAGCGTGATAAAGAACCCCCGACAGCCTCTATTACTATTAAGGCTCAAGGTACGTTGACGAATGGCCAAATTCGAGCAATTCAGCATTTGGTCGCAACTGCAGTTGAAGGCCTTGAGCCTTCGTATGTTGCTATCGTCGATGAGCGCGGCAGTTTGCTTGCCAGCGGAACCGGCGATAAAGAAGGGCTTGTTGGAGGCTCTTCGCTAGACGAACGTCGTTTGACTATGGAGGCTCGCCTGCGGCAACAGGTAGAGGAAATCCTCAACAACGTCGTTGGTGCAGGTCGGGCGCGCGTACGGGTCGCAGCCGAGATCAACTTCAACCGCAAAACTGAAACGCAGGAGCTTTTCGATCCTGACGGGCAGGTTTTGCGCTCCTCACAGAGCAAGGAAGAAAATGCTTCTTCAGCAAATACCGAGGATACGGTTTCTGTTGCAAATCAGTTACCAAACGCTGCTGCCAATAATGGAACTGCCGGCACCAAGGAAAATTCGAATATTTCCGAAGAGATTTTGAACTACGAAATCTCCAAGAGCACTGTGACCGAAGTGTATGAGGCTGGCGGGCTTGAGCGCTTGTCTGTCGCTGTTTTGGTAGATGGCACATACATAACAAACGAGGATGGTACTCAGGCTTATCAAGCTCGCACTAAAGAAGATCTGGAGCAGATCGCGACGTTAGTTCGTACGGCCGTTGGTTTTAACAAGCGTCGTGGTGACACTGTAGAAATTGTAAATATGCGGTTCGTGGAAGCTCCGGTTCAAGACCTTGGTGATAATGAAGGTGGTTTGTTTGATTTCACCCGCGCTGACATTATGAAACTTGCTGAGCTGGGTGTTTTGCTGGTGATCACCATTTTACTTTTGATCTTTGCAGTATCCCCTTTGATGAAACGCATTTTGGCTAGTGAAGAACGAAAAGATGCGACAGCTGAAAACGGCTATCAGGTTCTTCCTGACGGAACTGTTGTGAGGGATGCCCCTGCTCAGATTGAAGGTATCGTTGGAGAGATGGAAGGGGTCCCATCAGAAATTCCAACGGCTGAATGGATTGAGGACGCTAAAAACCAGGCTGCTCTCCATCAAAGTTCGATTAAACAAATCAGTGAAATGATTGATGAATCTCCTAGTGAAGCCGTGAATATTGTTCGCGGTTGGCTGAACGAGGCTGCATAG
- the mnmA gene encoding tRNA 2-thiouridine(34) synthase MnmA, translated as MLNSLGLPGRPEDTRVVVAMSGGVDSSVVAGLMKREGYDVVGVTLQLYDHGEAIQRKGACCAGQDIHDARRVAEKLGIPHYVLDYESRFKEQVIERFADSYINGETPIPCVTCNQTVKFKDLLATAKDLGADVLATGHYVRTGMSGNQLAMFRPVDLGRDQSYFLFATTQEQLDFLRFPLGGMTKPEVRDLAREFELEIADKHDSQDICFVPQGRYTDVIAKLRPHAAEPGDIIHMDGRVLGTHNGIIHYTIGQRRGIGISSADPLYVVHLDADGKRVIVGPKEALTTHNLLLREVNWIGSGTLDDLPEEGLTVYAKVRSTRPPIEAILRKLGETIQVELVAGEMGVAPGQACVFFDKEGQDARVLGGGWIQRAEKQEAAEETLKGLLGKSWEAAGFPSS; from the coding sequence ATGCTAAACAGTCTTGGCCTGCCCGGCCGCCCGGAAGATACCCGGGTGGTTGTTGCCATGTCAGGCGGCGTGGATTCATCAGTCGTTGCTGGCTTGATGAAACGTGAAGGTTATGATGTCGTTGGTGTCACGCTGCAGCTTTACGATCATGGTGAGGCCATCCAACGCAAAGGCGCTTGTTGCGCCGGCCAAGACATCCATGATGCGCGCCGTGTAGCGGAAAAGCTTGGCATTCCTCATTATGTACTGGATTACGAATCCCGCTTTAAAGAGCAGGTTATTGAGCGTTTTGCCGACAGTTACATCAACGGCGAAACTCCAATTCCATGCGTAACTTGCAACCAGACTGTAAAGTTCAAAGACCTTCTGGCAACAGCCAAGGATTTGGGCGCTGACGTTCTGGCCACAGGTCACTATGTTCGCACAGGCATGAGTGGCAACCAGCTTGCCATGTTCCGTCCAGTTGATCTGGGTCGCGATCAAAGCTACTTCCTGTTTGCCACCACGCAAGAGCAGCTCGATTTTCTGCGTTTCCCGCTAGGCGGCATGACAAAGCCAGAAGTTCGTGACTTGGCTCGCGAGTTTGAATTAGAGATCGCAGACAAGCACGACAGTCAGGATATCTGCTTCGTACCGCAAGGACGTTATACAGACGTCATTGCCAAGCTTCGCCCCCATGCTGCTGAACCTGGCGACATAATCCATATGGATGGTCGCGTACTCGGCACGCACAACGGCATAATTCACTACACCATCGGGCAGCGACGCGGCATTGGCATCTCTTCAGCAGATCCGCTTTATGTTGTCCATTTGGATGCAGATGGCAAACGCGTGATCGTGGGTCCGAAGGAAGCTCTTACAACACACAACCTGCTTCTGCGCGAAGTCAATTGGATCGGTTCAGGCACACTGGATGATTTACCAGAGGAAGGTCTGACTGTTTACGCAAAGGTTCGGTCCACACGACCACCAATTGAGGCCATTCTCCGCAAGCTCGGTGAAACCATTCAGGTAGAACTGGTGGCTGGTGAAATGGGCGTAGCCCCGGGGCAAGCCTGCGTCTTCTTCGATAAAGAAGGTCAGGATGCCCGTGTCTTAGGAGGCGGCTGGATTCAGCGCGCTGAAAAGCAAGAGGCTGCAGAAGAAACCCTTAAGGGGCTTCTCGGTAAAAGCTGGGAAGCAGCTGGCTTCCCCTCCAGCTAA
- a CDS encoding flagellar hook capping FlgD N-terminal domain-containing protein, whose protein sequence is MTTINSLSPSADTSTSGTQTQINANFDLFISMLTTQIQNQDPLDPMDSSEYTNQLVQYSMVEQQVATTSKLDEQLTQLKTQSASQFVNYIGKEVTAQGATTQLKDDAAAWNLKAASAGTATVSVKNDEGAVIYEREVTLVEGDNSFAWDGVGTNGTKQADGAYSIDIVTKDKDDAPFAVQTEIKGKVDAIDFSSGDVILKMGDVDVPVGNVTGVNGII, encoded by the coding sequence ATGACAACAATTAATTCTCTATCGCCTAGCGCTGATACGTCGACATCAGGCACTCAAACTCAGATCAATGCGAATTTTGACTTGTTTATTTCCATGTTGACGACACAGATCCAGAATCAGGATCCGTTGGACCCTATGGATTCGTCGGAATACACGAATCAATTGGTTCAATACTCCATGGTCGAGCAACAAGTTGCGACAACCTCGAAATTAGATGAACAACTGACTCAGTTGAAAACGCAAAGTGCGAGTCAGTTTGTAAACTATATTGGCAAGGAAGTGACTGCGCAGGGAGCCACAACACAGCTTAAAGATGATGCTGCGGCTTGGAATCTCAAGGCTGCCTCTGCAGGGACCGCAACTGTTTCTGTGAAAAATGACGAAGGCGCTGTTATCTATGAGAGAGAGGTTACGCTGGTGGAAGGTGATAACTCATTTGCATGGGATGGCGTCGGCACAAATGGCACAAAACAGGCAGATGGCGCGTATTCTATCGATATTGTCACCAAGGATAAGGATGATGCTCCTTTCGCCGTTCAGACTGAAATTAAGGGCAAGGTCGATGCCATTGATTTTAGCAGCGGGGACGTCATTTTGAAAATGGGCGATGTCGATGTGCCTGTCGGGAATGTCACCGGCGTTAATGGAATTATCTAG
- a CDS encoding HlyD family type I secretion periplasmic adaptor subunit encodes MSTRALVLDGSWYEDVPRTTRAPILASFVIVALTFVGFGYWASSAPMAGAIVASGSFVATGQNKIVQHFEGGIIKEILVKEGDVVSAGDVLVKLDETAAEANLERLTIRQARLQAIQARLSQEANGLKSLELPKDLLENSGEAKIKSIILNQLLTFKARMRKLQSEIDILTQGIAALKERIKGGKSQLVAVKRQAELFQEELDAKNKILSKGLIRKSDVLRIKRSLANLGGEQGRILSEIGDATERIARARAQIAKVENEASQSAVGELQVVNADLDDVREQIRAAKDVLKRVEILAPVRGIVVRMRYHTAGGVVESGKDLMEILPLQDELIIEASIQPTEIDNVKKGQKAMVRLTALNQRITPMLDAKVIYVSADALSSDNPMGPAGDVYKAHIQLDREKMPSYLNFKATPGMPAEVYITTRDRTFFDYLMEPVRDSMSRAFREP; translated from the coding sequence ATGTCTACAAGAGCGCTTGTCCTTGATGGAAGCTGGTATGAGGATGTGCCCCGCACAACTCGTGCTCCTATATTGGCTAGCTTTGTAATTGTTGCCCTGACCTTTGTTGGGTTCGGCTATTGGGCTTCCAGTGCGCCTATGGCCGGCGCTATCGTAGCATCTGGGTCTTTTGTGGCCACTGGTCAGAATAAGATCGTACAGCATTTTGAAGGCGGTATTATCAAAGAGATCCTCGTCAAAGAAGGGGATGTTGTTTCTGCTGGTGATGTATTGGTTAAGCTGGATGAAACCGCAGCAGAAGCAAATCTTGAACGGTTAACGATCCGGCAGGCGCGGTTGCAAGCCATTCAGGCCAGATTGTCTCAGGAAGCAAATGGGTTGAAGTCGCTTGAGCTGCCAAAGGATCTTTTGGAAAACTCTGGTGAGGCAAAGATTAAAAGTATCATCCTCAACCAATTGCTCACCTTCAAAGCTCGAATGCGAAAATTACAAAGTGAAATTGACATTCTAACGCAAGGGATTGCAGCGCTTAAGGAGAGGATCAAGGGCGGCAAATCGCAGCTTGTCGCTGTGAAAAGACAGGCGGAGTTGTTTCAGGAAGAATTAGACGCCAAAAATAAAATCCTCAGCAAAGGATTGATCAGAAAATCTGACGTTTTGCGTATTAAGCGATCCTTGGCAAACCTTGGCGGTGAGCAAGGGCGAATTCTTTCTGAGATCGGTGATGCCACAGAACGGATTGCGCGGGCTCGTGCTCAAATAGCCAAGGTGGAAAATGAAGCGTCTCAATCAGCTGTTGGCGAGTTGCAGGTTGTGAACGCAGATCTGGATGATGTTCGTGAGCAAATTCGTGCCGCAAAAGATGTCTTGAAGCGCGTGGAGATTCTCGCGCCCGTTCGAGGGATTGTGGTGCGTATGCGATATCACACTGCTGGTGGTGTCGTTGAAAGTGGGAAGGATCTCATGGAGATATTGCCGTTGCAGGATGAACTCATCATCGAAGCTTCGATCCAGCCCACTGAAATCGACAATGTGAAGAAAGGGCAAAAAGCGATGGTTCGATTAACTGCTCTGAACCAGCGTATTACGCCCATGCTTGATGCCAAGGTGATTTACGTGTCGGCGGATGCTCTCTCAAGTGATAACCCCATGGGACCCGCTGGAGATGTATATAAGGCTCATATACAGTTAGATCGTGAGAAGATGCCGAGTTATCTGAATTTCAAGGCAACGCCTGGCATGCCTGCGGAGGTCTATATAACAACGAGAGACCGGACCTTCTTCGACTACTTGATGGAACCTGTGCGAGACAGCATGTCGAGAGCCTTCAGAGAGCCATAA
- a CDS encoding DUF1153 domain-containing protein has translation MTEHIRSRVKYVIGPDGSPLTIADLPPTSTKRWVIRRKAEVVAAVRGGLLSLDEACNRYTLTVEEFLSWQSSIDRHGLAGLRATRVQDYRN, from the coding sequence ATGACCGAACATATTCGTTCAAGAGTAAAGTACGTTATCGGCCCCGATGGGAGCCCACTAACGATAGCAGATCTTCCTCCTACCTCTACTAAGAGGTGGGTGATTAGAAGAAAAGCTGAAGTTGTTGCCGCTGTACGCGGTGGATTGTTGTCTCTTGATGAGGCATGCAACCGGTACACTTTGACGGTCGAGGAATTTCTGTCTTGGCAGAGCTCGATTGACCGGCATGGGTTAGCTGGATTGCGAGCAACTCGCGTGCAGGATTATCGCAACTGA
- a CDS encoding flagellar hook-length control protein FliK — MSQSALLGLSGSVQPQTTFASVIGQSGNALLGTGVQGSGQSVFGSLLGATSAVSPLVLQELPDVAGVSKKNVSAVPVLNADLTTEVATSENGENAVVGLAASLPVEVVSALSNANITLKTAPQTTAANQISSGNAAPDVVLQGVVQNKAKQSFVPVPTIPVGAPISNLASDRSVVPQPDTGLAGEVAEQIDETSVLKAAPDSVAPVTTTNVKPAQSSALPRELVDVDSRQDLPEIPQQSSTGVSTPLSAESEKTALVLPNVGRKETDPAVPLVQPTFSTETENREVELAEPVAFVRAPEKASLTVDVQMASDGKSEVVDVVAKTQNLNVQPAVHNSEEVEQVDAPSRNVVDAGLKKQSSEAPAVNPATNVSNAEVTAEVGGQKPLSELVRTPDVQSIAVEASKPKGNEVVTAAPIAAALRPVADAVVDVPVLVNEQSLQVEQPIVRRANRPRVDFVGTQTSVQQSARLSDEPQLLFPNVTLKASETVDQQVIKTTAAAQITPPVSGSPVKVSNDVVDIVVRTTAPTVVAPQVRELAKAAQVSPADSTVTGASLVGFEEVEQSVARQVTEHTGTKTQTKSEAPVTVQVKVASAPEQAKTETSIGWGTAFGGLETSDLSADWETADFVAGSTSSSEVAARPVSTLPTSTLRNVASSVWPEIARQANGGATRFEIRLDPKELGGVDVSLEFSKDGRVRAHLIVERPETLELLQRDQRGLEKALQDAGVDSDKSSLQFSLRREGGGSQNRFEEHRDNQQDAFGEPENASGEASLTDLSAAAQQNINRSSNASGLDISV, encoded by the coding sequence ATGTCGCAATCTGCTTTGCTGGGTTTATCGGGCTCTGTGCAGCCGCAAACTACTTTTGCCTCTGTTATAGGGCAGAGTGGTAATGCGTTGCTTGGCACTGGTGTGCAAGGTAGCGGCCAGAGTGTGTTCGGCAGCCTTCTGGGCGCAACCTCTGCGGTCTCTCCGTTGGTTTTGCAGGAACTTCCAGATGTGGCTGGTGTTTCCAAAAAGAATGTGAGTGCTGTTCCAGTCCTGAATGCAGACCTGACAACTGAGGTTGCCACATCTGAAAATGGCGAGAATGCAGTTGTCGGATTGGCAGCAAGCTTGCCTGTTGAGGTAGTTTCTGCGCTTTCCAATGCAAACATAACACTGAAAACAGCGCCGCAAACAACTGCTGCTAATCAGATTTCATCTGGAAATGCTGCGCCAGATGTCGTGCTCCAAGGGGTAGTGCAGAATAAGGCCAAGCAATCTTTTGTGCCGGTTCCAACAATTCCTGTTGGTGCGCCAATCTCGAACCTTGCTTCCGATAGATCTGTGGTTCCTCAACCAGATACTGGTCTTGCGGGGGAGGTTGCTGAGCAGATTGATGAAACGTCGGTTCTAAAGGCGGCTCCAGATAGTGTTGCGCCTGTAACTACGACCAACGTCAAGCCTGCTCAATCTTCTGCTTTGCCTCGTGAACTTGTTGATGTTGATAGTCGGCAGGATTTGCCGGAAATTCCTCAGCAATCAAGCACAGGTGTTTCAACTCCTCTCAGTGCTGAGAGCGAGAAAACTGCTTTGGTTTTGCCGAACGTGGGCCGTAAAGAAACTGATCCTGCCGTTCCTCTTGTTCAGCCTACATTCTCAACTGAAACCGAAAATCGGGAGGTTGAGCTTGCAGAACCTGTGGCATTTGTTCGTGCGCCGGAAAAAGCCAGTCTCACTGTTGATGTGCAAATGGCATCCGATGGAAAATCTGAAGTTGTTGATGTAGTCGCAAAAACACAGAATTTGAATGTGCAGCCGGCAGTGCATAATTCGGAAGAGGTGGAGCAGGTTGATGCACCATCTAGGAATGTTGTTGATGCTGGGTTGAAGAAGCAGAGCTCAGAGGCACCTGCTGTGAACCCCGCAACTAATGTCAGCAATGCCGAGGTTACTGCGGAAGTTGGTGGTCAGAAACCGCTCTCGGAGTTGGTTCGCACACCTGATGTTCAAAGCATCGCTGTTGAAGCCAGTAAACCTAAAGGCAATGAAGTTGTAACTGCCGCGCCGATTGCTGCTGCGTTGCGTCCTGTTGCTGATGCAGTGGTTGATGTTCCAGTTTTAGTTAATGAGCAAAGTCTTCAAGTTGAGCAACCAATTGTACGGCGTGCAAATCGACCTCGGGTTGATTTTGTCGGCACTCAAACATCAGTGCAGCAAAGTGCTCGTTTGAGTGATGAGCCGCAATTGCTGTTTCCTAACGTGACGCTAAAAGCTTCTGAGACCGTAGATCAACAGGTGATCAAAACCACGGCTGCGGCCCAAATTACCCCTCCAGTTTCAGGCAGCCCTGTCAAGGTGAGCAATGATGTTGTAGATATTGTTGTCCGTACGACTGCTCCAACGGTTGTTGCACCTCAAGTGCGAGAGCTTGCTAAGGCTGCGCAGGTGTCGCCTGCCGATAGTACTGTAACAGGTGCGTCTTTAGTTGGATTTGAGGAGGTTGAGCAGTCCGTTGCGAGGCAAGTAACCGAGCATACCGGTACAAAGACGCAAACTAAATCAGAAGCGCCTGTAACTGTTCAGGTCAAAGTGGCTTCTGCTCCTGAGCAAGCTAAAACGGAAACATCTATTGGATGGGGCACCGCATTTGGTGGGTTGGAAACTTCTGATCTGAGTGCAGATTGGGAGACGGCAGATTTTGTTGCTGGTTCCACAAGCAGTTCTGAAGTTGCCGCACGTCCAGTATCCACATTGCCGACTTCAACACTCCGCAATGTGGCAAGTTCAGTATGGCCAGAGATCGCGCGTCAGGCCAATGGTGGTGCAACTCGATTTGAAATCCGTCTCGATCCGAAAGAACTCGGCGGCGTTGATGTGTCGCTTGAGTTTAGCAAAGACGGACGTGTTCGCGCTCACTTGATTGTTGAGCGGCCTGAGACGCTTGAACTACTCCAAAGAGACCAACGCGGTTTGGAAAAAGCCCTCCAGGACGCTGGGGTGGATAGCGACAAGAGCTCACTCCAGTTCTCCTTACGCCGTGAAGGCGGAGGATCGCAAAACCGGTTTGAAGAACACCGAGATAACCAGCAAGACGCTTTTGGTGAACCAGAGAATGCTTCAGGGGAGGCATCTTTGACCGACCTAAGTGCTGCTGCGCAACAGAATATAAACAGGTCTTCCAACGCTAGCGGGTTGGATATCTCCGTTTGA